The following proteins are encoded in a genomic region of Grus americana isolate bGruAme1 chromosome 5, bGruAme1.mat, whole genome shotgun sequence:
- the BTBD10 gene encoding BTB/POZ domain-containing protein 10 isoform X3 — protein MSLHGASGGHERSRDRRRSSDRSRDSSHERAESQLTPCIRNVTSPTRQYHSDREKDHSSSRPSSPRPQKTSPNGSVSMGNSSRNSSQSSSDGSCKAGGEMVFVYENGKEGARNVRTSERVTLIVDNTRFVVDPSIFTAQPNTMLGRMFGSGREHNFTRPNEKGEYEVAEGIGSTVFRAILDYYKTGVIRCPDGISIPELREACDYLCISFEYSTIKCRDLSALMHELSNDGARKQFEFYLEEMILPLMVASAQSGERECHIVVLTDDDVVDWDEEYPPQMGEEYSQIIYSTKLYRFFKYIENRDVAKSVLKERGLKKIRLGIEGYPTYKEKVKKRPGGRPEVIYNYVQRPFIRMSWEKEEGKSRHVDFQCVKSKSITNLAAAAADIPQDQLVVMHPTPQVDELDILPIHPPPNNSEMDTEGQNPLL, from the exons ATGAGCCTCCATGGTGCAAGTGGTGGACATGAGAGATCAAGGGACAGACGCAGATCAAGTGACAGATCTCGTGACTCATCCCATGAAAGGGCAGAATCTCAGCTCACTCCATGCATCAGGAATGTTACTTCACCAACAAGACAGTATCATTCTG ATCGAGAAAAGGATCATAGTTCATCTCGACCAAGCAGCCCTCGTCCTCAGAAGACTTCCCCTAACGGTTCTGTTAGCATggggaacagcagcagaaacagtaGCCAGTCAAGTTCAGATGGGAGCTGCAAGGCTGGTGGGGAAATGGTATTTGTATATGAAAATGGCAAAGAGGGAGCTCGGAATGTAAGAACTTCTGAACGAGTAACGCTCATAGTGGATAACACCAGATTTGTTGTAGATCCTTCTATTTTTACCGCACAACCTAATACAATGTTGGGCAG GATGTTTGGATCAGGCAGAGAACATAACTTTACACGTCCTAATGAAAAAGGAGAGTATGAAGTTGCTGAAGGAATTGGTTCCACTGTGTTTCGTGCTATTCTG GATTACTACAAGACTGGAGTGATACGCTGTCCTGATGGGATATCTATTCCTGAATTGAGAGAAGCGTGTGACTATCTTTGTATCTCTTTTGAGTATAGTACTATTAAATGCAGAGATCTCA GTGCTCTCATGCATGAATTGTCAAATGATGGTGCTCGCAAACAATTTGAGTTTTATCTAGAAGAAATGATTCTCCCATTAATGGTAGCCAGTGCCCAGAGTGGTGAGAGGGAGTGCCACATTGTTGTACTGACAGATGATGATGTTGTTGACTGGGATGAAGAGTACCCCCCACAAATGGGAGAGGAGTATTCACAAA tTATTTACAGCACAAAGTTGTATAGATTCTTCAAATACATTGAAAATCGAGATGTGGCCAAATCAGTCCTGAAGGAAAGGGGGCTCAAGAAGATCCGACTGGGCATTGAAG GTTACCCTACGTacaaagagaaagtgaaaaagcGACCGGGCGGGAGGCCGGAGGTGATTTACAACTACGTCCAAAGACCCTTCATTCGGATGTcatgggaaaaggaggaaggaaagagtcGGCACGTTGACTTTCAGTGTGTGAAAAGCAAATCCATTACAAATctagcagctgcagcagcagatatACCCCAGGACCAGCTTGTGGTAATGCATCCTACCCCCCAAGTAGATGAGCTGGATATCCTGCCCATTCATCCTCCACCTAATAACAGTGAGATGGATACTGAGGGACAGAACCCACTGCTCTGA
- the BTBD10 gene encoding BTB/POZ domain-containing protein 10 isoform X2, which translates to MAGRPHPYDSNSSDPENWDRKLHNRPRKLCKHSSTSSRIANYTKMSLHGASGGHERSRDRRRSSDRSRDSSHERAESQLTPCIRNVTSPTRQYHSDREKDHSSSRPSSPRPQKTSPNGSVSMGNSSRNSSQSSSDGSCKAGGEMVFVYENGKEGARNVRTSERVTLIVDNTRFVVDPSIFTAQPNTMLGRMFGSGREHNFTRPNEKGEYEVAEGIGSTVFRAILDYYKTGVIRCPDGISIPELREACDYLCISFEYSTIKCRDLSALMHELSNDGARKQFEFYLEEMILPLMVASAQSGERECHIVVLTDDDVVDWDEEYPPQMGEEYSQIIYSTKLYRFFKYIENRDVAKSVLKERGLKKIRLGIEGYPTYKEKVKKRPGGRPEVIYNYVQRPFIRMSWEKEEGKSRHVDFQCVKSKSITNLAAAAADIPQDQLVVMHPTPQVDELDILPIHPPPNNSEMDTEGQNPLL; encoded by the exons ATGGCAGGACGGCCTCATCCTTATGACAGTAACTCCAGCGATCCAGAGAATTGGGATCGGAAATTGCATAATAGACCTCGTAAACTTTGTAAACATTCAAG caccTCATCCCGTATTGCTAACTACACAAAAATGAGCCTCCATGGTGCAAGTGGTGGACATGAGAGATCAAGGGACAGACGCAGATCAAGTGACAGATCTCGTGACTCATCCCATGAAAGGGCAGAATCTCAGCTCACTCCATGCATCAGGAATGTTACTTCACCAACAAGACAGTATCATTCTG ATCGAGAAAAGGATCATAGTTCATCTCGACCAAGCAGCCCTCGTCCTCAGAAGACTTCCCCTAACGGTTCTGTTAGCATggggaacagcagcagaaacagtaGCCAGTCAAGTTCAGATGGGAGCTGCAAGGCTGGTGGGGAAATGGTATTTGTATATGAAAATGGCAAAGAGGGAGCTCGGAATGTAAGAACTTCTGAACGAGTAACGCTCATAGTGGATAACACCAGATTTGTTGTAGATCCTTCTATTTTTACCGCACAACCTAATACAATGTTGGGCAG GATGTTTGGATCAGGCAGAGAACATAACTTTACACGTCCTAATGAAAAAGGAGAGTATGAAGTTGCTGAAGGAATTGGTTCCACTGTGTTTCGTGCTATTCTG GATTACTACAAGACTGGAGTGATACGCTGTCCTGATGGGATATCTATTCCTGAATTGAGAGAAGCGTGTGACTATCTTTGTATCTCTTTTGAGTATAGTACTATTAAATGCAGAGATCTCA GTGCTCTCATGCATGAATTGTCAAATGATGGTGCTCGCAAACAATTTGAGTTTTATCTAGAAGAAATGATTCTCCCATTAATGGTAGCCAGTGCCCAGAGTGGTGAGAGGGAGTGCCACATTGTTGTACTGACAGATGATGATGTTGTTGACTGGGATGAAGAGTACCCCCCACAAATGGGAGAGGAGTATTCACAAA tTATTTACAGCACAAAGTTGTATAGATTCTTCAAATACATTGAAAATCGAGATGTGGCCAAATCAGTCCTGAAGGAAAGGGGGCTCAAGAAGATCCGACTGGGCATTGAAG GTTACCCTACGTacaaagagaaagtgaaaaagcGACCGGGCGGGAGGCCGGAGGTGATTTACAACTACGTCCAAAGACCCTTCATTCGGATGTcatgggaaaaggaggaaggaaagagtcGGCACGTTGACTTTCAGTGTGTGAAAAGCAAATCCATTACAAATctagcagctgcagcagcagatatACCCCAGGACCAGCTTGTGGTAATGCATCCTACCCCCCAAGTAGATGAGCTGGATATCCTGCCCATTCATCCTCCACCTAATAACAGTGAGATGGATACTGAGGGACAGAACCCACTGCTCTGA
- the BTBD10 gene encoding BTB/POZ domain-containing protein 10 isoform X1, with the protein MPKDADLAFKAAFLEGTEFLCALISKLFPCFCVSSLIDTRGSTSSRIANYTKMSLHGASGGHERSRDRRRSSDRSRDSSHERAESQLTPCIRNVTSPTRQYHSDREKDHSSSRPSSPRPQKTSPNGSVSMGNSSRNSSQSSSDGSCKAGGEMVFVYENGKEGARNVRTSERVTLIVDNTRFVVDPSIFTAQPNTMLGRMFGSGREHNFTRPNEKGEYEVAEGIGSTVFRAILDYYKTGVIRCPDGISIPELREACDYLCISFEYSTIKCRDLSALMHELSNDGARKQFEFYLEEMILPLMVASAQSGERECHIVVLTDDDVVDWDEEYPPQMGEEYSQIIYSTKLYRFFKYIENRDVAKSVLKERGLKKIRLGIEGYPTYKEKVKKRPGGRPEVIYNYVQRPFIRMSWEKEEGKSRHVDFQCVKSKSITNLAAAAADIPQDQLVVMHPTPQVDELDILPIHPPPNNSEMDTEGQNPLL; encoded by the exons ATGCCAAAGGATGCTGATCTGGCTTTCAAAGCTGCCTTCTTGGAAGGAACAGAATTCCTTTGTGCTctgatttcaaaattatttccatgcttttgtgtTTCCTCCCTGATAGATACAAGAGGAAG caccTCATCCCGTATTGCTAACTACACAAAAATGAGCCTCCATGGTGCAAGTGGTGGACATGAGAGATCAAGGGACAGACGCAGATCAAGTGACAGATCTCGTGACTCATCCCATGAAAGGGCAGAATCTCAGCTCACTCCATGCATCAGGAATGTTACTTCACCAACAAGACAGTATCATTCTG ATCGAGAAAAGGATCATAGTTCATCTCGACCAAGCAGCCCTCGTCCTCAGAAGACTTCCCCTAACGGTTCTGTTAGCATggggaacagcagcagaaacagtaGCCAGTCAAGTTCAGATGGGAGCTGCAAGGCTGGTGGGGAAATGGTATTTGTATATGAAAATGGCAAAGAGGGAGCTCGGAATGTAAGAACTTCTGAACGAGTAACGCTCATAGTGGATAACACCAGATTTGTTGTAGATCCTTCTATTTTTACCGCACAACCTAATACAATGTTGGGCAG GATGTTTGGATCAGGCAGAGAACATAACTTTACACGTCCTAATGAAAAAGGAGAGTATGAAGTTGCTGAAGGAATTGGTTCCACTGTGTTTCGTGCTATTCTG GATTACTACAAGACTGGAGTGATACGCTGTCCTGATGGGATATCTATTCCTGAATTGAGAGAAGCGTGTGACTATCTTTGTATCTCTTTTGAGTATAGTACTATTAAATGCAGAGATCTCA GTGCTCTCATGCATGAATTGTCAAATGATGGTGCTCGCAAACAATTTGAGTTTTATCTAGAAGAAATGATTCTCCCATTAATGGTAGCCAGTGCCCAGAGTGGTGAGAGGGAGTGCCACATTGTTGTACTGACAGATGATGATGTTGTTGACTGGGATGAAGAGTACCCCCCACAAATGGGAGAGGAGTATTCACAAA tTATTTACAGCACAAAGTTGTATAGATTCTTCAAATACATTGAAAATCGAGATGTGGCCAAATCAGTCCTGAAGGAAAGGGGGCTCAAGAAGATCCGACTGGGCATTGAAG GTTACCCTACGTacaaagagaaagtgaaaaagcGACCGGGCGGGAGGCCGGAGGTGATTTACAACTACGTCCAAAGACCCTTCATTCGGATGTcatgggaaaaggaggaaggaaagagtcGGCACGTTGACTTTCAGTGTGTGAAAAGCAAATCCATTACAAATctagcagctgcagcagcagatatACCCCAGGACCAGCTTGTGGTAATGCATCCTACCCCCCAAGTAGATGAGCTGGATATCCTGCCCATTCATCCTCCACCTAATAACAGTGAGATGGATACTGAGGGACAGAACCCACTGCTCTGA
- the PTH gene encoding parathyroid hormone: MTSIKNLARTAIVLYVICFFTNSDGRPMMKRSVSEMQLMHNLGEHRHTVERQDWLQMKLQDVHSALEDARTQRPRNKDDFVLGEMRSRRLLPEHLRAAMQKKSIDLDKAYMDVLFKTKP, encoded by the exons ATGACTTCTATAAAAAATCTGGCCAGGACTGCAATCGTTTTATATGTCATATGCTTTTTTACAAACTCTGATGGAAGACCAATGAT GAAAAGATCAGTGAGTGAGATGCAATTAATGCATAATCTTGGAGAGCATCGACACACCGTGGAGAGACAGGACTGGCTTCAGATGAAACTGCAGGATGTGCACAGTGCCCTTGAGGATGCTAGGACCCAGAGGCCTCGAAACAAGGATGATTTTGTCCTGGGTGAGATGAGAAGCCGGAGGCTGCTCCCTGAGCATTTGCGGGCAGCAATGCAGAAGAAATCCATTGATCTGGACAAAGCTTACATGGATGTactctttaaaacaaagccaTAA